In the Gossypium raimondii isolate GPD5lz chromosome 9, ASM2569854v1, whole genome shotgun sequence genome, one interval contains:
- the LOC105798657 gene encoding probable E3 ubiquitin-protein ligase RHG1A, whose protein sequence is MIVRNMLMGERIHSRDRFSNWRLDIDNMSYEQLLELADKIGYVNTGLKEEEISRCISKIKGSMKNDLAPNKPMHVDNKCSICQEEYEDEGDEEMGKLCCGHSFHIQCIKQWLLQKNACPVCKTEASPR, encoded by the exons ATGATAGTACGTAATATGCTTATGGGGGAAAGAATACATTCACGAGACCGATTTAGCAACTGGAGGCTTGATATTGACAACATGTCATATGAG cAATTACTGGAGCTTGCAGATAAGATAGGGTATGTCAACACTGGATTGAAAGAAGAAGAGATAAGTAGATGCATAAGTAAAATTAAGGGGTCGATGAAGAATGATTTAGCACCAAACAAACCCATGCATGTGGATAACAAGTGCAGCATTTGTCAG gaGGAATATGAAGATGAAGGAGATGAAGAGATGGGGAAGCTATGTTGTGGACACAGTTTTCACATTCAATGTATAAAGCAGTGGCTGCTGCAGAAAAATGCTTGCCCTGTTTGTAAGACTGAGGCATCACCTCGATGa
- the LOC105797540 gene encoding uncharacterized protein LOC105797540 — protein MLAIDELETGKGLNQIGTVKRVGETHWSSHFSSVCSLIRMFDTTCFVLENIIESSSNYYIRGGAVATYKKITSFDFVFILHLVKEIMGITDILCQHLQQKSQDIVNVMYLVSSTKTLIQKLRKDGWDNLLEVVKEFCEKHNIEVLDMDSPYVIKHGSHQHIDFNKEHHYWVEIFNVAIYSQYFKLNSRFNERTIDLFTISSVLDPKDAYKSFNIDDTCCIVEKYYLFDFTD, from the coding sequence atgttggCAATTGATGAACTTGAAACTGGTAAAGGACTTAACCAAATTGGCACTGTGAAACGAGTTGGAGAAACTCATTGGAGCTCTCATTTTAGTTCTGTTTGTAGCTTGATAAGGATGTTTGATACTACTTGTTTTGTTctagaaaatattattgaaagcAGCTCTAATTATTATATCCGCGGAGGTGCAGTTGCAACATATAAGAAGATTAcatcttttgattttgtttttatcttaCATCTAGTGAAAGAGATAATGGGTATTACAGATATTCTTTGCCAACATCTACAACAAAAATCCCAAGATATAGTAAATGTTATGTACTTAGTCTCAAGCACCAAAACTTTGATACAAAAGTTAAGAAAAGATGGTTGGGACAATTTGTTGGAAGTTGTGAAAGAATTTTGTGAAAAGCACAATATTGAGGTTCTTGATATGGATTCTCCATATGTGATAAAACATGGTAGTCATCAACATATTGATTTCAATAAGGAGCACCATTATTGGGTTGAGATATTCAATGTTGCTATATATTCTCAATATTTTAAGCTAAATAGTAGATTTAATGAACGGACAATTGATCTTTTTACCATTAGCTCCGTTTTGGATCCAAAGGATGCTTATAAATCCTTCAATATAGATGATACTTGTTGTATTGtggaaaaatattatctttttgaTTTCACTGATTAA